From Mucilaginibacter rubeus, a single genomic window includes:
- a CDS encoding cupin domain-containing protein — protein METQNAAYYIQSLNLLPHPEGGYYREVFRSVAEVNRIGTAEVKQACTSIYYLLENNDFSGFHRIASDEIWYFHKGQPLIIHVIQNDGGLISHELSDESTGSFSVVVPAGLWFAAELKANEGFALVSCAVAPGFDFSEFEMAKKAELVSQYPHHEALLTRMCRE, from the coding sequence ATGGAAACTCAAAATGCAGCTTACTATATACAGTCGCTAAATTTATTACCTCATCCCGAAGGTGGTTATTACCGGGAAGTATTCCGTTCGGTAGCAGAGGTTAACCGGATTGGTACTGCTGAAGTTAAACAAGCCTGCACTTCTATATACTATTTGCTGGAGAATAATGATTTCTCCGGTTTTCACCGCATCGCCTCTGATGAGATCTGGTATTTTCATAAAGGGCAGCCATTGATTATTCACGTGATTCAAAATGATGGTGGTTTGATAAGCCATGAATTATCTGATGAAAGTACCGGCAGTTTTTCGGTGGTTGTACCGGCAGGATTATGGTTTGCAGCTGAACTAAAAGCAAATGAAGGTTTTGCCCTGGTGAGTTGCGCCGTAGCGCCGGGTTTTGATTTCAGCGAATTTGAAATGGCTAAAAAAGCCGAATTAGTGTCTCAATATCCTCATCATGAGGCTTTGTTAACAAGAATGTGCAGGGAATAG
- the msrB gene encoding peptide-methionine (R)-S-oxide reductase MsrB, protein MKIFILAVIALSVLTALGCQNTNGQDTKRKLSKPAAEWKKALTSNQYHIMVESGTEPPYQNEYWNNHEKGIYVSAATGDTLFTSDDKFDSGTGWPSFVKPVDPKKVAIVTDNSYGMSRDEVIEKSTGLHLGHVFDDGPADRGGKRYCMNSGALKFIKKP, encoded by the coding sequence ATGAAAATATTCATTTTAGCAGTGATAGCCTTAAGCGTCCTGACAGCGTTGGGATGCCAAAATACAAACGGGCAGGATACCAAACGTAAGTTGAGCAAACCTGCTGCCGAATGGAAAAAGGCACTAACATCCAATCAATATCATATTATGGTTGAAAGCGGCACCGAACCGCCTTATCAGAACGAATATTGGAACAACCACGAAAAAGGTATTTATGTAAGTGCCGCAACCGGCGACACCTTATTCACCTCGGATGATAAATTTGACAGTGGTACGGGCTGGCCAAGTTTTGTTAAACCTGTCGACCCAAAAAAAGTAGCAATAGTTACCGATAACAGTTACGGCATGAGCCGCGACGAGGTTATCGAAAAAAGTACAGGCTTACACCTTGGCCATGTGTTTGATGATGGCCCTGCCGACCGCGGCGGCAAAAGGTATTGCATGAACTCAGGGGCTTTAAAATTTATTAAAAAGCCATAA
- a CDS encoding fasciclin domain-containing protein translates to MKKLLLFIFTVFCPAILLAQTVDKSNNIPTGATMLPNNDIVKNISLVPYIHTFYLFILKTHLTRTYTSRGPITMFVPVDEGYTDMPTGRFDSLAKPAHIWELTDLVTYHAIAGQLKAKDIQKKISKGKGIATFTTLSGGKLFAKIDSNNNIVLVDGSGGKSVISKFDIKQNNGIIHLVSKVLVPKKKII, encoded by the coding sequence ATGAAAAAGTTACTGCTATTTATATTTACTGTGTTTTGCCCGGCGATATTGCTGGCCCAAACCGTAGATAAAAGCAATAACATCCCAACAGGGGCAACCATGCTCCCCAACAATGATATTGTAAAAAATATATCATTAGTACCCTACATCCACACGTTTTATCTCTTCATATTAAAAACTCATTTAACCCGTACCTATACAAGCCGGGGACCAATCACCATGTTTGTACCTGTTGATGAGGGATACACCGATATGCCTACCGGCAGATTTGATTCGCTTGCCAAACCTGCGCACATCTGGGAGCTTACCGACCTGGTTACCTACCATGCCATTGCAGGGCAGCTCAAAGCAAAAGACATTCAAAAAAAGATTAGCAAAGGAAAGGGTATAGCCACGTTTACCACACTTTCGGGCGGCAAATTGTTCGCTAAAATAGATAGTAATAACAATATAGTTTTGGTTGACGGCAGTGGCGGCAAAAGCGTAATCAGTAAGTTTGATATTAAACAAAACAACGGCATCATCCACCTGGTGAGCAAGGTATTGGTGCCTAAAAAGAAGATCATATAA
- a CDS encoding XRE family transcriptional regulator, which produces MSIISQNIKFLRKKKGLTQQQFADELGIKRSLVGAYEEDRADPKYDLLKTLATYFDVTIDDFINETINEKWQPKPKGNPANLRILSISVDKDENENIEMVPVKASAGYLNGYADPEYVAQLPKFYLPMFKQGTYRAFEIKGDSMLPLVSGTIIIGEYVENWGDVKSGETYVVISKNDGVVYKRIGNKFKENKKLKLISDNPVYEPYEISGEDVLELWKAKGYISTQLPEPSPAPTMESLTSMMAQMQRSISNLQQGNN; this is translated from the coding sequence ATGTCAATAATTTCACAAAATATTAAGTTTCTCCGCAAAAAGAAAGGGCTTACACAGCAGCAATTCGCGGATGAATTAGGTATAAAACGTTCATTAGTAGGCGCATACGAAGAAGATCGGGCTGACCCTAAATATGACTTACTAAAAACATTAGCAACCTATTTTGATGTTACTATTGATGACTTCATCAACGAAACCATCAACGAAAAATGGCAGCCAAAGCCAAAAGGCAACCCTGCCAACCTGCGGATCCTGAGTATATCTGTTGATAAGGATGAAAATGAAAATATAGAAATGGTGCCCGTAAAAGCCAGCGCCGGCTACCTTAATGGTTATGCCGACCCTGAATACGTAGCCCAGCTCCCCAAGTTTTATCTGCCTATGTTTAAACAGGGTACCTACCGCGCTTTTGAGATCAAAGGAGACTCTATGTTACCGCTTGTATCCGGTACTATTATAATAGGTGAATACGTAGAAAACTGGGGCGATGTAAAAAGCGGCGAAACCTACGTAGTAATATCTAAAAATGACGGTGTGGTTTATAAGCGCATTGGCAATAAATTTAAAGAGAACAAAAAGTTAAAACTTATTTCTGACAACCCCGTTTACGAACCATACGAAATATCAGGCGAAGACGTGCTGGAACTATGGAAAGCTAAAGGTTATATTTCAACACAGTTACCGGAGCCATCACCCGCACCTACCATGGAAAGCCTTACCAGCATGATGGCCCAGATGCAGCGCTCCATATCTAATTTACAGCAAGGCAACAATTAA
- a CDS encoding GIY-YIG nuclease family protein, translated as MKRFVYIITDRNRKNLHVGLCSDLMKTIQFYSEMPTLFFDNAQQLNRLVYFEEINTEEQAMERFKVVSTYTRPQKEKMIRSVNADWIDLTIGLKYEQGLRVRPQLRPSLNANRRVMAF; from the coding sequence ATGAAACGTTTTGTTTATATCATCACCGACAGGAACCGTAAAAATTTACATGTTGGTTTATGTTCTGACCTGATGAAAACCATCCAGTTTTACAGCGAAATGCCAACTTTGTTTTTTGACAACGCGCAGCAGCTTAACCGTTTGGTTTACTTTGAGGAGATCAATACCGAAGAGCAGGCTATGGAACGTTTTAAAGTGGTGAGCACTTATACACGCCCGCAAAAAGAAAAAATGATCAGATCTGTTAATGCCGACTGGATAGATCTGACCATTGGGTTAAAGTATGAGCAAGGTTTACGTGTAAGGCCGCAACTGCGTCCGTCGCTGAATGCTAACCGAAGGGTTATGGCTTTTTAA
- a CDS encoding phosphotransferase enzyme family protein has translation MEIFPTQYSTLSSKALNVKLQERYGLSNTTCRLLIRNVSDTYVIENTTEKYIFKIYRDAHRKLEEIRGEVELLNTLFQRGAKVSRPVPDKNGDTIQAFNAAEGTRYGVLFSWAQGSVVYAISDDQLETVGREMATVHHITSSIELSHHRQQYSIETLFVNPLKILEPAFAGLEEDYAYLKQTAAEVIERCNQFDGSFSYGYCHFDFMPKNFHFTSDNEITFFDFDFVGKGLLAYDIASFFVHYFLEFTYGKITEKEARDAFRIFVDSYRKVRPLSNEEIAAIPYLGFGFWLFYFGFQCENFDDWSNLFWGPKFMKDRVVLIKKWMDTAHILLP, from the coding sequence ATGGAGATCTTCCCCACGCAATACTCAACCTTATCGTCGAAAGCGCTCAACGTAAAACTTCAGGAACGTTATGGTTTAAGCAATACTACCTGCAGGCTATTGATCCGTAATGTGAGCGATACTTACGTTATTGAGAACACGACAGAAAAATACATTTTCAAAATTTATCGTGATGCGCACCGGAAGCTTGAAGAGATCAGGGGAGAAGTAGAATTATTAAACACCCTGTTTCAACGCGGGGCAAAAGTATCGCGACCAGTTCCTGACAAGAATGGTGATACCATACAAGCTTTCAACGCCGCGGAAGGAACACGCTATGGCGTCCTATTTTCATGGGCGCAAGGCAGTGTTGTTTATGCGATAAGCGATGATCAACTTGAAACCGTAGGGCGGGAGATGGCGACTGTACATCATATAACTTCATCAATTGAGCTTAGCCATCATCGTCAGCAGTATTCAATAGAAACTCTTTTCGTTAATCCGTTAAAGATCCTTGAACCTGCATTCGCGGGGCTGGAAGAGGATTATGCCTATCTAAAGCAAACTGCGGCGGAAGTAATTGAGCGATGTAATCAATTTGACGGGAGTTTTAGTTATGGCTATTGTCACTTTGATTTCATGCCTAAAAATTTTCATTTTACCAGCGATAATGAGATAACCTTTTTTGACTTTGATTTCGTAGGTAAAGGGCTATTGGCCTACGATATTGCTTCTTTTTTTGTTCACTACTTTTTAGAGTTTACCTACGGTAAAATCACAGAGAAAGAGGCACGTGATGCATTTCGGATTTTTGTTGATAGTTATCGCAAAGTGCGACCGCTATCAAATGAAGAAATAGCCGCCATCCCATACCTGGGATTTGGTTTTTGGCTATTTTACTTTGGTTTTCAATGCGAAAACTTTGATGACTGGTCCAACTTGTTCTGGGGGCCTAAGTTTATGAAAGATCGTGTTGTGCTGATTAAGAAATGGATGGATACGGCACATATTTTATTGCCATGA
- a CDS encoding aminotransferase class I/II-fold pyridoxal phosphate-dependent enzyme yields MNPAEDFLKRKLQERQQSGTYRELKPENELVDFCSNDYLGFAQSAVLKQNIAHEVNNHPLSLNGAAGSRLLSGNIQYAEDLEKQIATYHHSEAGLLFNSGYDANLGLLSSLAQRGDTIILDELVHASIIDGARLSYANRYSFRHNDLESLEAKLKIAKGNCYVVIESVYSMDGDAPPLFEILTLTEKYNAALIVDEAHAVGLYPKGLVCELGLQERIFARVVTFGKALGGHGAIVLGSNNLRNYLVNFARSFIYTTAASFHQLAAIKMAYQLLENSGEAIINLKRNIRLFKQEVNTGENFTLLGSDGPIQCIVLKSNEMAREAARQLQMNNLDVRPILSPTVAQGTERIRICLHSFNTENDLTLLAVTLNKFILLHA; encoded by the coding sequence TTGAACCCAGCCGAAGATTTTTTAAAACGTAAACTGCAGGAGCGGCAGCAATCGGGCACCTACCGCGAACTGAAACCCGAAAACGAGCTGGTTGATTTTTGTTCAAATGACTATCTCGGTTTTGCCCAATCGGCTGTTTTAAAGCAAAACATTGCCCATGAGGTAAACAACCATCCCCTTAGCCTCAATGGCGCCGCCGGATCGAGGTTATTATCAGGCAACATTCAATATGCTGAAGATCTGGAGAAGCAGATTGCCACATATCACCATAGCGAAGCCGGATTGCTTTTTAATTCGGGTTATGATGCTAATCTCGGTCTGCTTTCATCCCTTGCTCAACGCGGCGATACTATTATTTTAGATGAGCTGGTACATGCCTCCATCATTGACGGGGCGAGGCTGAGCTATGCCAATCGCTACAGCTTCCGGCATAATGATTTGGAAAGTTTAGAGGCCAAACTAAAAATAGCCAAAGGCAATTGTTATGTGGTTATTGAAAGCGTATACTCCATGGATGGTGATGCTCCCCCCCTTTTTGAAATCCTCACCCTGACTGAGAAATATAATGCAGCACTGATTGTTGATGAAGCCCACGCGGTAGGCTTATATCCTAAAGGACTGGTTTGCGAGCTTGGCCTGCAAGAAAGGATTTTTGCCAGAGTAGTAACTTTTGGCAAAGCATTGGGGGGACACGGAGCTATAGTGCTCGGCAGTAATAATTTACGTAACTACCTGGTAAACTTTGCACGCTCTTTTATTTATACTACGGCAGCATCTTTCCATCAACTTGCTGCCATAAAAATGGCTTATCAGCTATTGGAAAACTCAGGCGAAGCCATCATTAACCTGAAACGAAACATCCGGCTATTTAAACAGGAAGTAAACACCGGCGAAAATTTCACATTGCTCGGCAGCGATGGCCCTATTCAATGTATTGTACTCAAAAGCAATGAAATGGCCCGGGAAGCGGCCAGACAATTGCAAATGAATAACCTTGATGTAAGGCCCATTTTAAGCCCTACAGTTGCACAGGGAACTGAGCGGATCAGGATTTGCCTGCATAGTTTTAATACAGAAAATGACTTAACTTTGCTGGCTGTAACTCTTAACAAATTTATACTATTACATGCCTGA
- the bioD gene encoding dethiobiotin synthase, which yields MPDKQPIFISGIDTGIGKTLVSAILTEKLNADYWKPIQSGDLDKSDTLKVKSLISNPVTQFFPEAYALTQPFSPHKSAALDKVTIELENIVLPKTDNQLIIEGAGGLMVPLNDNFLIIDLIKQLNARVILVSKHYLGSINHTLLSLHALKKYGIPVMGVVFNGDKDIYSKSYILDYSEVADLGQIPELDTINKKTVKEAGKFITL from the coding sequence ATGCCTGATAAGCAACCGATATTTATTTCCGGTATTGATACCGGGATAGGTAAAACCTTGGTTTCGGCTATTTTAACCGAAAAGTTAAACGCTGATTACTGGAAGCCTATACAATCCGGCGACCTTGATAAAAGCGATACATTGAAGGTTAAAAGCCTCATCTCAAATCCAGTTACTCAGTTTTTCCCCGAGGCTTACGCGCTTACACAGCCCTTTTCGCCTCACAAATCTGCAGCTCTTGATAAGGTGACCATCGAGCTGGAAAACATCGTTCTGCCCAAAACAGATAACCAGTTGATCATAGAGGGAGCCGGTGGACTCATGGTGCCGCTAAATGATAACTTCCTGATCATCGACCTCATTAAACAACTTAATGCAAGGGTCATATTGGTAAGCAAGCACTATTTAGGCAGTATTAATCACACCCTGCTTTCATTACATGCACTAAAAAAATATGGTATCCCGGTGATGGGCGTGGTTTTTAACGGAGATAAGGATATTTATTCTAAAAGTTATATTCTTGATTATTCGGAAGTGGCTGATCTTGGGCAAATTCCTGAATTAGACACTATCAACAAAAAAACTGTTAAAGAGGCCGGTAAGTTTATTACCTTGTAA
- a CDS encoding HmuY family protein, which produces MNKFKTLSLALGSAVILLASSCSKNNDDPTPAASKLTTKTIADLDGASKATVYFSFATGAEVTGADTASATKWDLKFKSTSIFTNGGTSGTGTTQAQVVSSTFEALTTAPTADYKTDATGAPAISGWYTYTAETAPQHAILATPGKIFVIKTADGKYAKVEMISYYKGNPNTTTAAFADLTTRPASRYYTFRYAYQGDGTTSFK; this is translated from the coding sequence ATGAACAAATTCAAAACTTTATCATTGGCATTAGGCTCGGCTGTAATATTACTGGCATCATCATGTAGCAAAAACAACGACGATCCAACTCCTGCAGCAAGCAAGCTTACCACTAAAACCATCGCCGATCTGGACGGTGCGTCAAAAGCAACGGTTTATTTCAGCTTTGCAACAGGCGCGGAGGTTACAGGTGCCGACACTGCTTCGGCAACCAAGTGGGACCTTAAATTTAAATCGACCAGCATATTTACAAATGGTGGTACGTCAGGTACCGGGACAACCCAGGCCCAGGTAGTGAGCAGCACGTTTGAAGCTTTAACAACGGCCCCAACTGCCGATTATAAAACTGATGCAACGGGTGCTCCTGCCATTTCGGGCTGGTATACTTACACCGCCGAAACCGCTCCGCAACATGCCATACTTGCTACTCCGGGTAAAATATTCGTGATTAAGACAGCCGATGGTAAATATGCCAAAGTAGAAATGATAAGCTATTACAAAGGCAATCCAAACACTACAACTGCTGCCTTTGCTGATCTTACTACCAGGCCGGCATCACGTTATTATACTTTCCGTTACGCATACCAGGGCGACGGAACAACAAGCTTCAAATAG
- a CDS encoding YXWGXW repeat-containing protein, whose protein sequence is MKTIAKLGIVLALTGSLFASCSSQAYVTERPAEPVYVRPVAPYPNAVWVPGEWVWRGNHYVYRQGFYARPRYNRVYVQGHWQPTNRGYVWVKGYWR, encoded by the coding sequence ATGAAAACCATTGCTAAATTAGGAATAGTACTTGCCTTAACAGGCTCATTATTTGCATCATGTTCAAGCCAGGCTTATGTAACCGAGCGCCCGGCTGAACCGGTTTATGTTCGCCCGGTGGCTCCCTACCCTAATGCGGTTTGGGTACCCGGCGAATGGGTTTGGCGCGGCAACCACTACGTTTACCGCCAGGGCTTTTATGCACGACCACGTTATAACCGTGTTTACGTACAAGGTCATTGGCAACCAACCAATCGCGGATATGTTTGGGTGAAGGGATATTGGAGGTAG
- a CDS encoding 3-hydroxybutyryl-CoA dehydrogenase, producing the protein MKNITVIGSGTMGNGIAHTFAQHGFEVSLVDISDDALSKALQTIGNNLDRQVKKGTITEDVKSDTLSRIRVFTDLAEGAQNANLVIEAATENQEIKLKLFKQLSEICSDKVILASNTSSISITKIASVTKNQGNVIGMHFMNPVPVMKLVEVIRGYATTDAVTETIMELSRTLGKDPVEVNDYPGFVANRILMPMINEAIYTLYEGVAGVQEIDTVMKLGMAHPMGPLQLADFIGLDVCLAILKVLHDGFGNPKYAPCPLLVNMVAAGHLGAKTGSGFYKYTADSKDLVVADKFSA; encoded by the coding sequence ATGAAAAACATTACTGTAATTGGCTCCGGCACTATGGGCAACGGTATTGCCCACACGTTTGCGCAGCATGGCTTTGAAGTGTCATTGGTTGATATCAGCGATGATGCCCTGAGCAAAGCCCTGCAAACCATCGGCAATAATTTGGACAGGCAGGTAAAAAAAGGAACTATCACCGAAGATGTGAAAAGCGACACCCTGAGCCGCATCCGCGTGTTTACCGATTTGGCCGAAGGCGCTCAAAATGCCAACCTTGTAATTGAAGCCGCTACCGAAAACCAGGAAATAAAGCTCAAACTGTTTAAACAACTTAGCGAAATTTGCAGCGATAAAGTTATCCTTGCATCCAATACCTCATCTATATCCATCACAAAAATTGCTTCTGTTACCAAAAACCAGGGCAATGTAATAGGCATGCATTTCATGAACCCGGTACCGGTAATGAAGCTTGTTGAGGTGATAAGGGGCTATGCTACTACCGATGCCGTTACCGAAACCATTATGGAACTTTCGCGCACTTTGGGCAAAGACCCGGTTGAAGTAAACGACTACCCGGGTTTTGTAGCCAACCGCATTTTAATGCCGATGATAAATGAGGCTATTTATACCTTATACGAAGGTGTGGCTGGCGTGCAGGAAATTGATACGGTAATGAAGCTTGGCATGGCCCACCCGATGGGTCCGCTGCAACTGGCCGATTTTATTGGGCTGGATGTTTGTCTTGCCATTTTAAAGGTATTGCATGATGGCTTTGGCAATCCTAAATATGCTCCCTGCCCGCTATTGGTAAATATGGTAGCTGCAGGCCACTTAGGGGCTAAAACCGGAAGCGGATTTTATAAATATACTGCAGACAGTAAAGATTTGGTTGTGGCCGATAAATTCAGTGCATAA
- the argS gene encoding arginine--tRNA ligase, which translates to MDFIIEAAVKAVKQLYQTDIEPAAVSIQETRKEFEGQVTIVTFPFTKFSRKGPEQTGIEIGEYLKNELKEIASFNVIKGFLNLSISDEYWISQLYNNITADDFAVAKPNGEKVMVEYSSPNTNKPLHLGHIRNNLLGYSVAEILAADGYEVIKTNLVNDRGIHICKSMLAWQKFGNGETPESSGMKGDHLVGKYYVAFDKELREQLKPVLTEVYEKHDLAAFKENQKTKIEESLATIAKVKEKRAQTDEANQKLIAELDEKIAAEEDKIKEIAKNATPIMIETQQMLQKWEAGDEEVMNLWHTMNGWVYAGFAETYKQLGVDFDKYYYESNTYLLGKDIIEEGLAKGVFFKKADNSVWIDLSSDGLDEKLVLRGDGTSVYITQDMGTAQLKYNDYHMDKSIYVVGNEQDYHFKVLFLILQKLGKTGADGLFHLSYGMVDLPSGKMKSREGTVVDADDLMAEMETTAKEQTEAMGKVDAFSEDDKVALYHTIGMGALKYFLLKVDPKKRLLFDPNESVDFQGHTGPFIQYTHARIKSVLSRADYNAETKPAVTELADVERDLIVLLDKYPETVKEAAKSYSPAVIANYVYELAKTYNKFYHEKSILQAEDEDSKQFRLALSASSAKVISKGMKLLGIEVPERM; encoded by the coding sequence ATGGATTTTATTATTGAAGCAGCCGTAAAAGCAGTTAAACAATTATACCAAACTGATATTGAACCGGCCGCCGTTAGCATACAGGAAACCCGTAAGGAGTTTGAAGGTCAAGTAACCATTGTAACCTTTCCGTTTACCAAATTTTCGCGCAAGGGGCCGGAGCAAACCGGTATCGAAATAGGTGAATACCTTAAAAACGAATTGAAGGAAATTGCATCCTTTAACGTGATCAAAGGTTTCCTCAATCTTTCTATTAGCGATGAATACTGGATTAGCCAGTTATATAATAATATTACTGCCGATGATTTCGCGGTAGCAAAACCAAATGGCGAAAAGGTAATGGTTGAGTATTCATCTCCCAACACCAATAAACCTTTGCACCTCGGCCATATCCGTAACAACTTATTGGGTTATTCGGTTGCTGAGATCTTGGCTGCCGATGGTTATGAGGTGATCAAAACCAATTTGGTTAATGACCGCGGGATCCATATCTGTAAATCCATGCTGGCCTGGCAAAAGTTCGGTAATGGCGAAACTCCTGAATCGTCGGGTATGAAAGGTGACCACCTGGTAGGTAAGTATTATGTTGCTTTTGATAAAGAACTAAGAGAGCAGCTTAAACCGGTTTTGACCGAAGTTTACGAAAAACATGATCTTGCTGCCTTTAAAGAAAACCAGAAGACGAAGATTGAGGAATCATTAGCTACTATAGCCAAGGTTAAGGAGAAACGTGCGCAGACCGACGAGGCAAATCAAAAGTTGATAGCTGAGTTGGACGAGAAAATTGCCGCTGAAGAAGATAAGATCAAGGAAATAGCCAAAAATGCTACCCCCATCATGATCGAAACCCAGCAGATGCTGCAAAAATGGGAAGCCGGTGATGAAGAGGTGATGAACTTGTGGCACACCATGAACGGCTGGGTGTATGCAGGCTTTGCCGAAACCTACAAGCAACTGGGTGTTGATTTTGATAAATACTACTACGAATCGAACACATATCTGTTAGGTAAAGATATTATTGAAGAAGGGCTTGCAAAAGGCGTGTTCTTTAAAAAAGCTGATAATTCAGTCTGGATAGATCTTAGTTCAGATGGACTTGACGAAAAGCTTGTTCTTCGCGGTGATGGTACTTCGGTTTATATTACCCAGGATATGGGTACCGCACAGTTGAAGTACAACGACTATCACATGGATAAATCCATCTACGTGGTAGGTAATGAGCAGGATTATCACTTTAAAGTGCTGTTCCTGATATTGCAGAAACTGGGTAAGACAGGTGCCGATGGTTTATTCCATTTATCGTACGGTATGGTTGATCTTCCTTCAGGTAAAATGAAATCACGTGAAGGTACGGTAGTTGATGCTGATGACTTGATGGCCGAGATGGAAACCACTGCCAAAGAGCAAACCGAGGCTATGGGCAAAGTTGATGCTTTTAGTGAAGACGATAAGGTGGCATTATATCACACCATTGGTATGGGGGCGCTTAAGTACTTCCTGTTAAAAGTTGATCCTAAAAAGCGCTTACTGTTTGATCCTAACGAATCAGTAGATTTTCAGGGACATACCGGGCCGTTTATTCAATATACCCACGCCCGTATCAAATCGGTACTAAGCAGGGCTGATTACAACGCTGAAACTAAGCCGGCCGTTACTGAACTGGCAGATGTTGAGCGCGATTTAATTGTATTGCTTGATAAATATCCTGAAACAGTTAAGGAAGCAGCTAAGAGTTACAGTCCGGCAGTAATTGCCAACTATGTATATGAGCTTGCCAAAACATATAACAAGTTCTATCACGAAAAATCGATATTGCAGGCCGAGGACGAAGATTCAAAACAATTCCGTTTGGCCTTGTCTGCATCATCAGCTAAGGTGATCAGCAAAGGGATGAAGCTTTTGGGTATCGAAGTGCCCGAGAGGATGTAG